One Streptomyces sp. SAI-135 DNA segment encodes these proteins:
- a CDS encoding DoxX family protein codes for MTGRLNSAQPYALGLYRIVVGLLFLCHGAASLFGVLGGAQGTEGGTLETGTWPGWYAAVIQLVCGGLVLLGLGTRAAAFLAAGSMAYAYFKVHQPMALWPMENGGEAAAMFSWAFLLLVFTGSGAFGLDRLLTKRSAQERKPAAEPVAV; via the coding sequence ATGACCGGACGCCTGAACAGCGCCCAGCCATACGCCCTCGGCCTCTACCGCATCGTCGTCGGCCTGCTCTTCCTCTGTCATGGCGCCGCCTCCCTCTTCGGGGTCCTCGGCGGCGCCCAGGGCACCGAGGGCGGCACGCTGGAGACGGGCACCTGGCCCGGCTGGTACGCGGCAGTGATCCAGCTCGTCTGCGGCGGCCTCGTCCTGCTCGGCCTCGGCACACGCGCCGCGGCGTTCCTCGCCGCGGGATCCATGGCGTACGCCTACTTCAAGGTGCACCAGCCGATGGCCCTGTGGCCCATGGAGAACGGCGGCGAGGCCGCGGCGATGTTCAGCTGGGCCTTCCTGCTGCTGGTCTTCACCGGGTCCGGCGCGTTCGGACTGGACCGGCTGCTCACGAAGCGCTCGGCG